The Ranitomeya imitator isolate aRanImi1 chromosome 6, aRanImi1.pri, whole genome shotgun sequence genome window below encodes:
- the LOC138641608 gene encoding zinc finger protein 420-like isoform X3 — MEKEKRDERCTEDDPTGNHPDDCIWSSEGHLISLEFKADNSSITQDTCTQHSDILDIPPAVDSRDRSSDDFNEEISPTPSKIVKQNKSQRRNAEDKSPPTRKKPYSCSECGKCFSRISLLSNHTRIHTVEKPFSCSECEKCFSRKDTLVRHQILHTGQKLFSCSECGKCFARKIHLTYHERIHTGEKPYSCSECGKCFAQKSRLKQHNTIHTGEKPYSCSECGKCFSLKSYLNAHERFHTGEKPFSCSECGKCFANKSHLNRHKRIHTGEKPFSCSECGKCFTEKSQLTCHEKIHTGEKPFSCSECGKCFSLKRTLIQHQRLHTGKKPFSCSECGKCFTLKSNLNQHQRLHTGEKLYSCSECSKYFFNKSKLSSHERIHTGEKPYSCSECGKCFTYKSALNSHERYHTGEKPFSCSECGKCFTYKSALNSHERYHTGEKPYSCLDCGKCYSQKFLLVIHERIHTGKKPFTCSECGKCYYQKLSLTQHQRLHTGVKSYSCTECGKYFSQKSHLCSHKRIHTGEKPYSCSECEKSFAVKSSLKSHEKIHTGEKPFSCSECGQRFAWKSQLNCHGKIHTGEKPYSCSECGKCFAQKSHLNSHENIHTGEKPYSCSECGKCFASKIQLNRHNTVHTGEKPYSCSECGKCFALKSQLTCHEKIHTGEKPYSCSECGKCFALKSQLTCHEKIHIGEKPYSCSKCGKCFALKAHVNRHEKIHTAKKPYSCSECGKCFARKSHLSSHKTMELH, encoded by the coding sequence atgactgtatCTGGAGCTCCGAGGGACATCTGATATCTTTAGAATTTAAAGCAGATAATTCTAGTATCACACAAGATACATGTACACAGCATTCTGACATCTTGGATATACCCCCAGCTGTTGACAGCAGAGATCGATCATCGGATGATTTTAATGAAGAAATATCTCCTACTCCATCAAAGATTGTTAAGCAAAATAAAAGTCAGAGAAGAAATGCTGAAGATAAAAGCCCTCCTACAAggaagaagccatattcatgttcagaatgtgggaaatgtttttcacgTATATCACTTCTTAGTAATCACACAAGAATTCATACagtagagaagccattttcatgttcagaatgtgagaagtgTTTTTCTCGTAAAGATACTCTTGTTCGACATCAAATCCTTCACACAGGACAGAaactattttcatgttcagaatgtgggaaatgttttgcacgtaaaATACATCTTACTtatcatgagagaattcacacaggagagaagccatattcatgttcagaatgtgggaaatgttttgcgcaGAAAAGTCGTCTTAAGCAGCACAAcacaattcacacaggagagaagccatattcatgttcagaatgtgggaaatgtttttcactGAAATCATATCTTAATGCTCACGAAAgatttcacacaggagagaagccattttcatgttcagaatgtggaaaatgttttgcaaaTAAATCACATCTTAATCGTcacaagagaattcacacaggagagaagccattttcatgttcagaatgtgggaaatgttttacagaaaaaTCACAGCTTACTTGTCATGAGaaaattcatacaggagagaagccattttcatgttcagaatgtgggaaatgtttttctctTAAAAGAACTCTTATTCAACATCAACGGCTTCACACAGGAAAGAAAccattttcgtgttcagaatgtgggaaatgttttactcttAAATCTAATCTTAATCAACATCAAAgacttcacacaggagagaagctatattcatgttcagaatgcagcaaatatttttttaataaatcaaaACTTAGTagtcatgagagaattcacacaggagagaagccatattcatgttcagaatgtgggaaatgttttacttatAAATCAGCTCTTAATTCGCATGAgagatatcacacaggagagaagccattttcatgttcagaatgtgggaaatgttttacttatAAATCAGCTCTTAATTCGCATGAgagatatcacacaggagagaagccatattcgtgCTTAGATTGTGGGAAATGCTATTCGCAGAAATTTCTTCTTGTTattcatgagagaattcacacaggaaagaagccatttacatgttcagaatgtgggaaatgttattatcaGAAATTATCACTCACTCAACATCAAAGACTTCACACAGGAGTGAAGTCTtattcatgtacagaatgtgggaaatatttttctCAAAAATCACATCTTTGTAGTCAtaagagaattcatacaggagagaagccatattcatgttcagaatgtgagaaaagtTTTGCAGTGAAATCATCTCTTAAAAGTCATGAGaaaattcatacaggagagaagccattttcatgttcagaatgtgggcaaCGTTTTGCATGGAAATCACAGCTTAATTGTCACGGGaaaattcatacaggagagaagccatattcatgttcagaatgtgggaaatgttttgcacagaaATCACATCTTAATAGTCATGAGAacattcatacaggagagaagccatattcatgttcagaatgtgggaaatgttttgcatcgAAAATACAGCTTAATCGTCACAACacagttcacacaggagagaagccatattcatgttcagaatgtgggaaatgttttgcactgaAATCACAGCTTACTTGTCACGAGaaaattcatacaggagagaagccatattcatgttcagaatgtgggaaatgttttgcactgaAATCACAGCTTACTTGTCACGAGAAAATTCATATAGgagagaagccttattcatgttcaaaatgtgggaaatgttttgcactgaAAGCACATGTTAATAGGCACGAGAAAATTCATACAGcaaagaagccatattcatgttcagaatgtgggaaatgttttgcacgtaaatcacATCTTAGTAGTCACAAGACCATGGAGTTACACTGA
- the LOC138641608 gene encoding zinc finger protein 420-like isoform X5 encodes MEKEKRDERCTEDDPTDDCIWSSEGHLISLEFKADNSSITQDTCTQHSDILDIPPAVDSRDRSSDDFNEEISPTPSKIVKQNKSQRRNAEDKSPPTRKKPYSCSECGKCFSRISLLSNHTRIHTVEKPFSCSECEKCFSRKDTLVRHQILHTGQKLFSCSECGKCFARKIHLTYHERIHTGEKPYSCSECGKCFAQKSRLKQHNTIHTGEKPYSCSECGKCFSLKSYLNAHERFHTGEKPFSCSECGKCFANKSHLNRHKRIHTGEKPFSCSECGKCFTEKSQLTCHEKIHTGEKPFSCSECGKCFSLKRTLIQHQRLHTGKKPFSCSECGKCFTLKSNLNQHQRLHTGEKLYSCSECSKYFFNKSKLSSHERIHTGEKPYSCSECGKCFTYKSALNSHERYHTGEKPFSCSECGKCFTYKSALNSHERYHTGEKPYSCLDCGKCYSQKFLLVIHERIHTGKKPFTCSECGKCYYQKLSLTQHQRLHTGVKSYSCTECGKYFSQKSHLCSHKRIHTGEKPYSCSECEKSFAVKSSLKSHEKIHTGEKPFSCSECGQRFAWKSQLNCHGKIHTGEKPYSCSECGKCFAQKSHLNSHENIHTGEKPYSCSECGKCFASKIQLNRHNTVHTGEKPYSCSECGKCFALKSQLTCHEKIHTGEKPYSCSECGKCFALKSQLTCHEKIHIGEKPYSCSKCGKCFALKAHVNRHEKIHTAKKPYSCSECGKCFARKSHLSSHKTMELH; translated from the coding sequence atgactgtatCTGGAGCTCCGAGGGACATCTGATATCTTTAGAATTTAAAGCAGATAATTCTAGTATCACACAAGATACATGTACACAGCATTCTGACATCTTGGATATACCCCCAGCTGTTGACAGCAGAGATCGATCATCGGATGATTTTAATGAAGAAATATCTCCTACTCCATCAAAGATTGTTAAGCAAAATAAAAGTCAGAGAAGAAATGCTGAAGATAAAAGCCCTCCTACAAggaagaagccatattcatgttcagaatgtgggaaatgtttttcacgTATATCACTTCTTAGTAATCACACAAGAATTCATACagtagagaagccattttcatgttcagaatgtgagaagtgTTTTTCTCGTAAAGATACTCTTGTTCGACATCAAATCCTTCACACAGGACAGAaactattttcatgttcagaatgtgggaaatgttttgcacgtaaaATACATCTTACTtatcatgagagaattcacacaggagagaagccatattcatgttcagaatgtgggaaatgttttgcgcaGAAAAGTCGTCTTAAGCAGCACAAcacaattcacacaggagagaagccatattcatgttcagaatgtgggaaatgtttttcactGAAATCATATCTTAATGCTCACGAAAgatttcacacaggagagaagccattttcatgttcagaatgtggaaaatgttttgcaaaTAAATCACATCTTAATCGTcacaagagaattcacacaggagagaagccattttcatgttcagaatgtgggaaatgttttacagaaaaaTCACAGCTTACTTGTCATGAGaaaattcatacaggagagaagccattttcatgttcagaatgtgggaaatgtttttctctTAAAAGAACTCTTATTCAACATCAACGGCTTCACACAGGAAAGAAAccattttcgtgttcagaatgtgggaaatgttttactcttAAATCTAATCTTAATCAACATCAAAgacttcacacaggagagaagctatattcatgttcagaatgcagcaaatatttttttaataaatcaaaACTTAGTagtcatgagagaattcacacaggagagaagccatattcatgttcagaatgtgggaaatgttttacttatAAATCAGCTCTTAATTCGCATGAgagatatcacacaggagagaagccattttcatgttcagaatgtgggaaatgttttacttatAAATCAGCTCTTAATTCGCATGAgagatatcacacaggagagaagccatattcgtgCTTAGATTGTGGGAAATGCTATTCGCAGAAATTTCTTCTTGTTattcatgagagaattcacacaggaaagaagccatttacatgttcagaatgtgggaaatgttattatcaGAAATTATCACTCACTCAACATCAAAGACTTCACACAGGAGTGAAGTCTtattcatgtacagaatgtgggaaatatttttctCAAAAATCACATCTTTGTAGTCAtaagagaattcatacaggagagaagccatattcatgttcagaatgtgagaaaagtTTTGCAGTGAAATCATCTCTTAAAAGTCATGAGaaaattcatacaggagagaagccattttcatgttcagaatgtgggcaaCGTTTTGCATGGAAATCACAGCTTAATTGTCACGGGaaaattcatacaggagagaagccatattcatgttcagaatgtgggaaatgttttgcacagaaATCACATCTTAATAGTCATGAGAacattcatacaggagagaagccatattcatgttcagaatgtgggaaatgttttgcatcgAAAATACAGCTTAATCGTCACAACacagttcacacaggagagaagccatattcatgttcagaatgtgggaaatgttttgcactgaAATCACAGCTTACTTGTCACGAGaaaattcatacaggagagaagccatattcatgttcagaatgtgggaaatgttttgcactgaAATCACAGCTTACTTGTCACGAGAAAATTCATATAGgagagaagccttattcatgttcaaaatgtgggaaatgttttgcactgaAAGCACATGTTAATAGGCACGAGAAAATTCATACAGcaaagaagccatattcatgttcagaatgtgggaaatgttttgcacgtaaatcacATCTTAGTAGTCACAAGACCATGGAGTTACACTGA